A genomic region of Cyprinus carpio isolate SPL01 chromosome B13, ASM1834038v1, whole genome shotgun sequence contains the following coding sequences:
- the LOC122139471 gene encoding SPARC-related modular calcium-binding protein 2-like isoform X2, with the protein MRVSVLLLLCALYAGHAHKLSALTFLRVEQDKECNMDCSAASRKPLCASDGRTFNSRCEFLRAKCRDPQLEVIRGPCKDTSRCVAEKKYTEQQAKKLFPQVFVPVCNPDGTYSEVQCHSYTGYCWCVAPNGKPISGSAVANKKPQCKDPKDDEVNPKEPRKSDPPFLEGETQPSADEEDIISQYPTLWTEQVRRRQNRTRTQSTSCDQEQLSAKEEARQHKNEGVFVPDCAHGGLYKSVQCHPSTGYCWCVLVDTGRPIPGTSTRFEQPKCDGNARAHPNKPKDHYRSRHLQGCPGEKKTEFLTSVLDALSTDMVHAVTDPASAGRMLEPDPSHTLEERVVHWYFSQLDKNSSGDIGKKEIKPFKRLLRKKSKPKKCVKKFVEYCDISNDKALSLQELMGCLGVTKEERAKTGEGTTSSKLNLSKKQG; encoded by the exons TTTCTGCGTGTGGAGCAAGATAAAGAATGCAATATGGATTGTTCCGCAGCTTCTCGCAAGCCTCTGTGTGCATCAGACGGACGGACCTTCAATTCCCGCTGCGAGTTTCTCCGTGCAAAGTGCCGTGACCCTCAGCTGGAAGTCATACGAGGGCCATGcaaag ATACGTCCAGGTGTGTAGCAGAGAAGAAATACACAGAACAGCAAGCCAAGAAACTCTTCCCACAGGTGTTCGTTCCTGTCTGCAACCCTGACGGAACCTACAGCGAG GTTCAGTGCCACAGCTACACTGGTTATTGTTGGTGTGTGGCACCCAATGGCAAACCCATCAGCGGCTCAGCAGTGGCCAATAAGAAACCTCAATGCAAAG ATCCCAAGGATGATGAAGTGAATCCGAAGGAACCAAGAAAATCAG ATCCGCCGTTTTTGGAAGGGGAAACCCAGCCATCTGCTGATGAGGAAG acaTCATCTCTCAGTACCCCACACTCTGGACAGAACAGGTCCGCAGACGACAAAACAGGACAAGAACACAAT CGACCTCGTGTGATCAGGAGCAGCTGTCAGCAAAGGAAGAAGCAAGACAACATAAAAACGAAGGGGTTTTTGTGCCGGATTGTGCACACGGTGGCCTCTACAAATCCGTTCAGTGCCATCCCTCCACCGGGTACTGCTGGTGTGTCCTGGTGGACACTGGACGACCCATACCTGGAACATCCACAAG ATTCGAACAGCCAAAATGTGATGGAAACGCCAGAGCCCATCCAAACAAACCAAAGGACCATTACAGGAGCAGACACCTGCAGG GATGTCCTGGGGAGAAGAAGACAGAATTCCTGACCAGCGTGTTGGACGCGCTGTCCACAGACATGGTCCATGCAGTAACTGACCCGGCCTCTGCTGGCAG GATGTTGGAGCCTGACCCCAGTCATACTCTGGAAGAGCGAGTTGTGCACTGGTATTTCAGTCAGCTTGACAAGAATTCCAGCGGTGACATcggaaagaaagaaatcaaaccGTTCAAGCGTTTACTGCGCAAGAAATCCAAACCCAAGAAGTGTGTGAAGAAGTTTGTGGAGTACTGCGACATCAGCAATGATAAAGCCCTGTCTCTACAGGAACTGATGGGCTGTCTGGGTGTCACTAAGGAAGAGC GGGCAAAAACAGGTGAAGGCACAACATCTAGTAAACTG AATCTGTCAAAGAAGCAAGGCTGA
- the LOC122139471 gene encoding SPARC-related modular calcium-binding protein 2-like isoform X1 — MRVSVLLLLCALYAGHAHKLSALTFLRVEQDKECNMDCSAASRKPLCASDGRTFNSRCEFLRAKCRDPQLEVIRGPCKDTSRCVAEKKYTEQQAKKLFPQVFVPVCNPDGTYSEVQCHSYTGYCWCVAPNGKPISGSAVANKKPQCKDPKDDEVNPKEPRKSVSLQIFSILNADPPFLEGETQPSADEEDIISQYPTLWTEQVRRRQNRTRTQSTSCDQEQLSAKEEARQHKNEGVFVPDCAHGGLYKSVQCHPSTGYCWCVLVDTGRPIPGTSTRFEQPKCDGNARAHPNKPKDHYRSRHLQGCPGEKKTEFLTSVLDALSTDMVHAVTDPASAGRMLEPDPSHTLEERVVHWYFSQLDKNSSGDIGKKEIKPFKRLLRKKSKPKKCVKKFVEYCDISNDKALSLQELMGCLGVTKEERAKTGEGTTSSKLNLSKKQG, encoded by the exons TTTCTGCGTGTGGAGCAAGATAAAGAATGCAATATGGATTGTTCCGCAGCTTCTCGCAAGCCTCTGTGTGCATCAGACGGACGGACCTTCAATTCCCGCTGCGAGTTTCTCCGTGCAAAGTGCCGTGACCCTCAGCTGGAAGTCATACGAGGGCCATGcaaag ATACGTCCAGGTGTGTAGCAGAGAAGAAATACACAGAACAGCAAGCCAAGAAACTCTTCCCACAGGTGTTCGTTCCTGTCTGCAACCCTGACGGAACCTACAGCGAG GTTCAGTGCCACAGCTACACTGGTTATTGTTGGTGTGTGGCACCCAATGGCAAACCCATCAGCGGCTCAGCAGTGGCCAATAAGAAACCTCAATGCAAAG ATCCCAAGGATGATGAAGTGAATCCGAAGGAACCAAGAAAATCAG TTTCCTTGCAAATCTTCTCCATTCTAAATGCAGATCCGCCGTTTTTGGAAGGGGAAACCCAGCCATCTGCTGATGAGGAAG acaTCATCTCTCAGTACCCCACACTCTGGACAGAACAGGTCCGCAGACGACAAAACAGGACAAGAACACAAT CGACCTCGTGTGATCAGGAGCAGCTGTCAGCAAAGGAAGAAGCAAGACAACATAAAAACGAAGGGGTTTTTGTGCCGGATTGTGCACACGGTGGCCTCTACAAATCCGTTCAGTGCCATCCCTCCACCGGGTACTGCTGGTGTGTCCTGGTGGACACTGGACGACCCATACCTGGAACATCCACAAG ATTCGAACAGCCAAAATGTGATGGAAACGCCAGAGCCCATCCAAACAAACCAAAGGACCATTACAGGAGCAGACACCTGCAGG GATGTCCTGGGGAGAAGAAGACAGAATTCCTGACCAGCGTGTTGGACGCGCTGTCCACAGACATGGTCCATGCAGTAACTGACCCGGCCTCTGCTGGCAG GATGTTGGAGCCTGACCCCAGTCATACTCTGGAAGAGCGAGTTGTGCACTGGTATTTCAGTCAGCTTGACAAGAATTCCAGCGGTGACATcggaaagaaagaaatcaaaccGTTCAAGCGTTTACTGCGCAAGAAATCCAAACCCAAGAAGTGTGTGAAGAAGTTTGTGGAGTACTGCGACATCAGCAATGATAAAGCCCTGTCTCTACAGGAACTGATGGGCTGTCTGGGTGTCACTAAGGAAGAGC GGGCAAAAACAGGTGAAGGCACAACATCTAGTAAACTG AATCTGTCAAAGAAGCAAGGCTGA